GCGATCAGAGCGGCCACGGCGTAGTGGGCGCGCCGGGCGTCGGGGTGCATGCGCTCCGGCAGCCGTCGTACAAGGTAACGGTGGAGGCGGTTGCAGCGTTCGGCGGGCCGGCCCAGTCCGCTGCGCAGCGCCGACTGGGCCTGCTTGTTCGCGCACAGGTCCAGCACGTAGGCGACGAACGCGTCGGAGGGCCGCTGTGCGGCCAGCGGCGGTGACGCCGCGGCTGGGGGTGGGGTGGTCACGGCATGGTCCTCGAAAGGAAGAAGGGTGGGGTGGGTGGTCAGGCGGCGGGCCGCAGGAGGGCGCGCAGCGTCGAGCGGGCGCGGGTGCGGGCCCGCGCGACCCGGATGTCGGCACGGCCTGCCGTGCCGATGGCCTCGTCGAGCGCGGTCAGCGCCGCGTTCACCAGCGGCGGCAGCGGCGGGCTGTCGCACCGTTCGGCATCGGTCATCTTCCAGAACTCGCGCTCGGCCGCTGGCCAGTAGCGTCCCCGGGCCGCCATGGCCCACGGGCCGGGCTTCTTCCGGTCGAGCTTGACCTTGGTCTCCGACACGGCACTGGTGTCGGTGGCGAGCTTCCACGCCAGACGGGCGGCGTAGTCCAGGCGTTCGCCGACGTCCTCGGCCGCCCGGTGGCAGCGGGCCAGATGGCGCGCCATGCGCGGATCGGCCTCCTCCTGCCACTGCAGAACCGGAGGCGTGGTCGCCTCGAACCACGTCGTGTCCTTCTGCTGCCCGTCCTGATGGAAGCCGTAGGCACGCACCGACAGACGGGACCGAAGGTGCGACGGCAGGTCACCGAGAGCGGCGGGCCGAAGCGAGCGGTCGCCGCTGTCCATCAGCAGCAGGGCGTCCAGGTCCCGCCACAGCGCCCGCGCCCCGTCCGCCTCCCGCACCCGCAGCTGCCCGTCCTTGTCACGGTCGAGGACGGTGTACGGATCCCGGTCGGCGTGCCGGGGTCCGTGGGTCGACCAGGTGATGTAGGCGTCGCAGACACCGCTGCGGTCCGCCGACGGCTTCAGCAGCACCGCGTGCCGGAAGTGGCCGGTCAGCCGCCGCCCCGGCCAGGTCAGCTCCTGCGGCGGGCCGAGGGGGTCGGGCAACTCGCCAGCCTCCCACGGGCATTCGTCGCGCGCCTCCGCTTCCAGTCCTTCGCCCGGCAGCGGCACCGACAGCACCAAAGTTGTGAACAGATCCGGAGCCCACACGTGATACGAGACCGCCTTGCGCAGCGGCCCGGCGTCCCCGTTTCCGGGCTTGACGGTGGTGATACGGCGGGGCGTGCACTGCCCCGACGGCCCGTAGTACAACTGCGCGATCAGATGCCACACGGCTTCGGCCGCCGGGACCGCCACCGGCTCCCCGTCCGTGAAGTGACCGAACAGCACCGCCCCGTTGACCCCTGTGGGCCGCCCGAAGACCAGCTTGTTCACCCCCGAGGGATTCGGCAGCCCCTTGGCATCCACACACTCCGCCGCCAGACGCGGATCCTGCAGGAACGGCCGTTGCGGATCGAACAGATCGAACCGCCCCGCAGGCACCTCCTCGTCGAGATACGCATCCACCGCCCCAGGGTCGAACCGGCCCCCGGCCAGGACCCGGTCACGTACCCCCAGCCACGAGACGATCTCCTCCGCCACGTCCCCGTCGTCCAGACGCACACCCTCGTCGTCGCGGGCGATCCGCGCGGTCATCGCCGCGAGAATCCGCAACAGCCCGGACGCCGCCGGCGGAACCGGCAGCTCCAGATCCACGATCTCGTGCGCCCGTTGGAACAACTCCCGCAGCCCGCACCACGCGGACCCCCCATCCGCCCACCGCACCGCAATCCACGGCTCGTCCCGCAAGTCGAAACCGTCCGCCATGCTCCCCTCCCTCACGTGGTGTCCACCCCCGCCTCACCAGGGCATGCCAAAGGCCCCGTGCTTCACGTCCACAGGGGACGTGAAGCGGTTGGACACAGTGAAACAGGCAGCACTGACAACGCTCGGCGCACACTCGAAAACACCCGAACTTCCGTGTGCTTATGGCGAGTTGCTGGCTCTCCTCGTGCTGGCTCCTCCCCCGGTGGCTGAGGGTTCGCCGGGGCGACAGGTTCGAACAGTTACTGCCGGACCAGTCCCAAGTCCGGATCGAGGCGAAGGGCCTTGCCGCCCACCGGCACCGGATGCACCTGGCCGTCGGTAATGGGCTGGCGCAGCATGACGAGATCGCCGAGCAGCGGGTGCTCCGCCCACTCTTCCGGGACTTTGTGGGGCTCGAACTCGCCCTTGAACCACTCGGCGTTGACCGGGATGGTCCGCGCCATCACCGCCCTGACGTCCGCAGGCATCAGCTTTCCGGCCATACCCGGCAGCGGCTTCGTGCCGTCCGGGTCCAGAGTGGTGGTGCCGTCGGCGTGGGCGTACGCACACAGCAGGCGTACGGCGTCGGCGCCGAGCCGGGTCGCCGCCTCCCATTCCTCCTCCGCCCCGTCCAGGTGATGCAGACGGTGCAAACCCGGCACATTGCGCGCCCGCGGGATGACGAGCACACGTCCGACGCTGCGTTCAGCCAGTTCCTTGCCCCGGTAGGCGGTGTAGGCCGCCGACTTCGCCGGATCGCTCCAGACGAACCGGTTCGCGCTGTGACCGTGCACCTCCTCGACCAGTTCCTGCACATCCTGAGGGATAGCCAGCGGCTGCTCCCCGCGCCGGTTCAGAACCTCGGAGGTCTCGCGCAGGAGGAATTCCGCGTACACCTCGCCCCACTGGGCCGGCACACCACGGCCCGCGGCCAGCGGGTCCAGCACGACCAGCTGCGGCTGGCTCGCCCAGGCGGGCCGTTTCCGCCCCTGGGGACACCCGTGTTTCGCCCACCAGGTCTCGTGCCGCCAGCAGCGGCCTGCCCGCTGCAGCAACAGCGCCAGCGGAGCCAGGTCGCTGATGACGATGTCCGCGTCCAGGTCGAGGGACTGCTCGACGACCTGCGTGGCCACCACGATCCGCCGCACCGGGCGCGGTCCGGACCGTCCCAGTCCGGCCGTGACCGCCTGCGTGCGTAGTTCGCGGTCATCGCCGGGGAACCGGGCGTGCAGCAGCTGCACCGCGTCCTCGCCCCGCGCCGGCAGCAGGTCGGCCAAACTCAGATAGGTCTGCTGGGCCTCGGCGACGGTGTTACACACCACCAGCGTGCAACCGCCCTCACCCCCGGTCACCGGCTCCAACAGCCGCCGGATCACCGCCAGCCGCCCCAGACCCCCGGACTCACCATGGACCACCGGCTCCATACGGACCCGCAGTTCCATGGGCCGCTCGGCCTCCTGCTCCTCCCGCCGCTCCCGCGACATCCGAGTGCACACACCGTCGGCCCCGTCCACATACAGCCAACCCGGGTACGGAGCCCGAAATGAACGCCCCGTCAGCTCCGACCGGTTGTGTCCCGTCCCCCGCAGATATTCCTTGATCAGCTGGTCGCTCACCGACGCGGGCAGCGTCGCCGACAGCAGCACCACCGGCACCCCGTACGCGCCCAGCCAGTTCAGCAGCCGCCCCAACAGCACCTGCATGTACGGGTCGTAGGCGTGCGCCTCGTCCACGATGAACGTCTTGCCCGACAGCGCCAGCAGCCTCAGCGCGTTGTGCCGCACCGGCAGCACCCCCAGCAGCGCCTGGTCTACCGTGCCCACCGCGAACTGGGCCAGCAGCGCCCGCTTCGCACCACGCAGCCAGCGCCGCGGCCTCATGTCCGCCTCCCGCCGCGCCGCCCCGGCCGTGCCGCCCTCGTCCCCCTCACACGTCAGCACCCGCAGCCCGCCCGGCGCGTCGTCGTCCGCGTACGCGCTGTTCAACCAGGCCATGCTGTGCGTCAGCGTGAGCCCGGCTTCCGGCCCAGCCTGCCGGGCCACCACACCCGCCACCCGCCCGTACATCTGGTCACTGGTCGCCATCGTCGGCAGCAGGAACACAAACCCCCGCGTGCCCAACCGGCCGGACAGCACCCGCTCCGCCTCCAGAGCGGTCTCGCTCTTGCCGTCCCCCGGAGCCGCGGTCACCAGCATGATCCCGCCCCGCCGCCCGGCCCCGGCCGAGGTGTCCTGCACGCTCACCGCTGCGGGGAGCTCCTCCGCGACCGACCGCTGCAGCGGATTGGGCTCCCCCGCGATGCCGTACGCCTCGGCGAAGTCCTTCCGCTCCAGCTCCACCGGCAACAGGCCCGCCTCACGCACCAGACCCTCGGCATCCGCACACGATCGCTCGAAATGCGCCGCCAGAGTAGACTTCGGCGCCTCGTGCCGGGCCCGCACGTACGTCTCCTGGCTCACCAGCCAGTCCGCCAGGATCACCACACCGGTCACCAGGACCGCCGCCGGCGCCTCCACCTCCTGGGGCGG
This genomic stretch from Streptomyces deccanensis harbors:
- the cas3 gene encoding CRISPR-associated helicase Cas3', with protein sequence MGGQFGVVDESVWGKSRGLDRELGPYPLVRHLLDAAAVALFLWDRYLSEGQRRCIAAGLGMPGDPGRARSWTAMCAGLHDVGKLSGFQLCDRRAGARLSEALSRDRGRIGVERMPHEVAGMQAASVVLAVLGCRDGDSSVNGAMRRVAEIIGGHHGRFHELQEFHPANMDLLGGPVWAAQRVAHAGAVFDALGRPLPPQEVEAPAAVLVTGVVILADWLVSQETYVRARHEAPKSTLAAHFERSCADAEGLVREAGLLPVELERKDFAEAYGIAGEPNPLQRSVAEELPAAVSVQDTSAGAGRRGGIMLVTAAPGDGKSETALEAERVLSGRLGTRGFVFLLPTMATSDQMYGRVAGVVARQAGPEAGLTLTHSMAWLNSAYADDDAPGGLRVLTCEGDEGGTAGAARREADMRPRRWLRGAKRALLAQFAVGTVDQALLGVLPVRHNALRLLALSGKTFIVDEAHAYDPYMQVLLGRLLNWLGAYGVPVVLLSATLPASVSDQLIKEYLRGTGHNRSELTGRSFRAPYPGWLYVDGADGVCTRMSRERREEQEAERPMELRVRMEPVVHGESGGLGRLAVIRRLLEPVTGGEGGCTLVVCNTVAEAQQTYLSLADLLPARGEDAVQLLHARFPGDDRELRTQAVTAGLGRSGPRPVRRIVVATQVVEQSLDLDADIVISDLAPLALLLQRAGRCWRHETWWAKHGCPQGRKRPAWASQPQLVVLDPLAAGRGVPAQWGEVYAEFLLRETSEVLNRRGEQPLAIPQDVQELVEEVHGHSANRFVWSDPAKSAAYTAYRGKELAERSVGRVLVIPRARNVPGLHRLHHLDGAEEEWEAATRLGADAVRLLCAYAHADGTTTLDPDGTKPLPGMAGKLMPADVRAVMARTIPVNAEWFKGEFEPHKVPEEWAEHPLLGDLVMLRQPITDGQVHPVPVGGKALRLDPDLGLVRQ
- the casA gene encoding type I-E CRISPR-associated protein Cse1/CasA, with the protein product MADGFDLRDEPWIAVRWADGGSAWCGLRELFQRAHEIVDLELPVPPAASGLLRILAAMTARIARDDEGVRLDDGDVAEEIVSWLGVRDRVLAGGRFDPGAVDAYLDEEVPAGRFDLFDPQRPFLQDPRLAAECVDAKGLPNPSGVNKLVFGRPTGVNGAVLFGHFTDGEPVAVPAAEAVWHLIAQLYYGPSGQCTPRRITTVKPGNGDAGPLRKAVSYHVWAPDLFTTLVLSVPLPGEGLEAEARDECPWEAGELPDPLGPPQELTWPGRRLTGHFRHAVLLKPSADRSGVCDAYITWSTHGPRHADRDPYTVLDRDKDGQLRVREADGARALWRDLDALLLMDSGDRSLRPAALGDLPSHLRSRLSVRAYGFHQDGQQKDTTWFEATTPPVLQWQEEADPRMARHLARCHRAAEDVGERLDYAARLAWKLATDTSAVSETKVKLDRKKPGPWAMAARGRYWPAAEREFWKMTDAERCDSPPLPPLVNAALTALDEAIGTAGRADIRVARARTRARSTLRALLRPAA